The DNA segment ATCAAACTTTCGAGATTCTGTCCCACATATCAGGCAGTTGACTTCATTCTGAAGCAATCCGCCAAAAATTGAAGTGACAACACTGGCAGTCCCATTTCTGTAGAGAATCAAAAGGCAAACAAAGCAGGTTTAATCAATAAATGTGCACAGATTCAAATATTCTTGTGATCAATTAACACATAGGAAAATTAATTAAGAACCCCACATATTCTGAACCCAATCGATGTTTACTGATTAGAAAAGgggtacattttttaaaaatgtactcaagtagaCAGTTACTCATCTCTGGCTCTGCTCTTTACAACCTCTAAAAAAGGTAAGAAACTCTAACTACAttgcttttaataaaaaaataaacaagaaaaaataagaCGCTTGGGTTTTGACAGCTGACAGCAGGACTACTGCACTTCACAGGTTTCAATATAAATTTAGcttggaaagagaagaaaacacaaaaataattgtaaagTTGGATGGACTTGCATGCAGCATTTGCCCTCTGCTGTGGAGAGTCTGACGCCATCCTGAGGTGAGACCGGGAGCGACGACCCGTTGCGACTGTactgcagctctctgtggaGGTGGTCCAGCAGGTAACGCATGAACTCGTGGGCGTCCTGCTGCTGATAACCCCTGGACACAAAATACACAGCTTTAAATGACCCGACTGCAATAACACATAACAGATTGTTTCTGTGGTGCATTTTTGAGGATACAGACCATAACATgcaacacttacacacacagacacaataaaataaagtttattgccTGTATAAGAAGCTTCATTCTGCCAAACCTCTGAACAACGTGGGCTTACCTGAAACTTGGCATGATTTTCCATATGGCATAGAATAAGGAGTCTGGACTGAAGGCGGTCTGACTGCCCTGCCACAGCGAACAAAGGGTTTTCCTGAACTCCTCCACTAACGACCTGTTCAACACAGAGCAACCCTGTTACCAAGCTGCATGAACTGCTGCAGTCAGAAACTAAAGAAAGTCTAATACTCTTACATAATGCAATATACACTCATTTTTACTTCTCTTGTCAGTCATTGTATCACACTATGTCTGTGATATTGAGTAGCACACTTTCAGTTCGGCTGTTAGGAGCATAATAAGAAAAGATTTCTGAGAGGATTGTCTTCCATGATCATTTACAAGTAGGAATTCTGCCAATTTCACACTGGCTGAAATGACTTTCAGATCAATGCACTCAGCCCATAACCCTCCCCCCTTCAGAAGTGGACCTTACACAGTGTTGTCCCCTTGGCTGCGGGTGTGGTACATCCTTCTTCCTGCTGTCTTACCACTGCGTAGAGCTACAGCAGGCAACTCCTTGAAATAACAGCTGAACTGCTCGATGTTGCTgttgaaaaaaacccacacgTTTAGTGAAGAGTGCCACATCACAGATTTGCTCAATTTGTTACATACGGTAATAAACTATTAACAGCTGAGTAAACAGACTAagttaatgaaataattaagtTTGCTGAACTATATAAAAGCTGTTTTGGCATTTAAATCGTTGATGCATTGCATCAAAGTGAATTTACTGCTGACAGTCCTGTAAACTATGATGTGATGTGGTCTGAGCTACACAGTGTTCAtgttatatttcttatttttttctccatttgtttatctttaaaaataacaataaatgatAATGAAGTTGCAAAGGTAGATTTTACATTGTATTTCATAAACAATGATGTAGTGAAACTACACTGATGATATATTGACTTTAATGTGGAGAACTGAATGTATTTTCACAATATTGAATTGCTGTCAGAAGTTACTTTTCTAAGATTCAGATTGTTAAcaccatttttaaataaatggaaactAAATGGTACCAGGAAAGTAGGAAACCAGATATTTTGTTTATCTATCACATGCTTTGGCAAATAGTCAGCAGTAATATCAGATGTTCTTCATATAAAGTAAATGTGCAACCGCATCAGCATAATCCTTTTGGAACACAGTTTGGAACTGTGTTAGTTGGAAAGTCTGGCCTTTTACTGTGTCCTGTCTCCAAGCAGCCTGTGTAATAATCCCCCTGACTGTGCCCCAGACAGTCTTAATAAAGGGTGACTGGTCGTGGGGCCCTGGGTCTACGGGAGCGGAGGAACTGAACCAAGCTGCAAAACCAGTTCACCACTAATGTGACCTCATCCTCAGCACAGAGCCTCACCTGAGCGACTGCAGAATGGCGTTCATGAAGCACGTGTTGCCCAAGTTCCGCAGGCCTGTAGCACCTAAAGCTGCCCCGTCCTGGCAGAGACAAGTGACACGCATTaatatgtttattatatataaacattatatatGATTTAAACTAGTATTTAAAGATATCACAATAGTCAGTTTGTCTAGAGGTCTGCAAAGGCTGCTGTGACTTATTTCACTGAAGAACTGAGTAAATATAGTTTAATGAAAGGAAAATCTGAGCAAAGCTGGTATTAGTAGTTGTTAGTAGAAGTACACAGTTGTGTTAGGGCACAATTGTAAAGCGGCTGCAACTTAACTTcttcatgaaaatgaaaacaatcgtaatatatatttttacttacATTGTCTTTTAACAGTTTGCTGTCTGGAGCTGGACTTTCCTGAAAtttccttttcctctgtctgtcaccCATCAGAGCTGAGCTGGacgagagaaaaacatttaacttgGGTAGTGATCTTTTAttgaacatgtttaaaatgctTCATGTTTCTGAAAAGGCTTCACTTAATGACAACCACCAATCAATCAAAACTAATGCTCCACTTAGATTATTGTcgagaaaacaaacatattgaGACTCAGTTCTTGAGATTGGTACTTACTTCTCTAAACTCTGAAGATGCTCCCTCACCTTCTGCACATGCCCAAGTTTAGTGTCATTGACAACAAATTCATCACATCTGTAACTATAAAAGACACATTAGAAAAGACACATGCACGtttgaaaacagaacaaacttACAGAGGATTGAATCAGAATCTTAGATAAGAAACAGTCATCGTtaatatacatgtgtgtatctgttgtAGCACTCAGCACTGAACCACAGGTGTACATGTGGCAGGAGTGATTGTCATCAAATGTTTGGGAATGCAGTTTAAAATTTGGATCACTGTTTAAGTGGCATGTGACCTAAGAATGTTGCAAAGCATCTTATCAAGCTCCAACAGATTAATGAAGGTTGTTTAAAACATTTGGTTCCCATTACCATGGAATCTCAATGCTTTGACTGATAACTGTTTAATGACCGTGTGCAGGGCCCCATGGTGAGTCACAGATCGTACAGGAAGATAGGTTGGTCATGAGGGAAACTCACCAAAACACACTGAAGTTGCTGCAGTCCATGCAGACAGAGTGATGggatttctctttttcctgtttctccaccCTCCTTTGACCGTTGCCAAGGACTTGAGTGTCTTCAAAGTGCTTCTTTGCATGTCCATTGACATATCTAGatgaaaaacaagttattttagCACGCAAACATCAACAGAGGTCGGCCTAAGTTGCTTCTCAACTTCCAAATTCATAACGTGTTTGTGCCTTTAATGTATTTCCATTACATTCAAATCACACAGGCTAAGCATAAGTTTGTctaagaaagggaaaaaaactaaacacaaatcCTTGATCTCTGAAAAACCCACAAGGCTGTGTAAGAACactttgttattttgtattttattatttccagATTAAAGACTTTTCCAACCATTTGGGTCAAAATGTAATCTACCTGCAGAATATTAAAATAGATATTTAACCATTTCTTAAATTCCAACTTCAATCCCTTTTCCAAATAGAAATGGCAACggaaattaaatataatcttGCTTTATTTGTAGTATGGCTTGTACCAAAAGTTAAAAGTACTATCCTTAGTTATATTTACCTATGTTTATGTTGAATATTGCTGTCCAAGTAAACAGAACCATCTACACAGCTTTATTTATGTATGGAAAGTGTTTTGGTGCTCTGTATTGGTTTGGCTACTGAAGCccagaaaaaaaagtctggggggaaaaaagaaactgaacaaCAGCCAGTAAACTGTTGGGACTTACATTACCATGTATGGAATGTATATACACAGACAGAGTTAGGGCAAGGATCACAGTGGCCAATGAGGAGTCCCCTCCCcaactcatttaaaaaataataaaaaaatgtcctttatTCCAAAAGTAGTATCTCTAGCTGGTCTGTTTCAAACGTCTACCTCTGTCAATCCAGAGCTTCTTAGGGTGCATTGTAAGTGTTGGTTATGTCAGTTGATGTTTTTGTTATGTTGGTGAGGGATGTTTTCTCTGCAAAGCAACTTCCCTACGGGGACAAATAAAGAATCAATCCATCTAAAAGAATTGCAGCTCTTTCATGGAGGCTTCATTGACTTGCCAGGGTTTAAATAATCCCTCAAAAGGCAAAAGCATTGAGACGCCAGTATTTGAAGTTTCTACTGTGGTGGGTTGAGGGCAGATGGAGTTGCAGCACAAACATCAGATAGTATCTCACCTTCCACAGTGGACCGTGGTACAGGTGAGGCAAATCCAAGGGCTTTTATTAGACCTGCAGGCTGGAGACAAAACACGAAGCTGAATTAATTGTAAACAAGTGATAACACACTGCTGTGACCGTTTTTTAACGGATCACTCCTCCATGTGTCACAGCGACAGCGTCGTGTAAATGGTCCCAGCATCTGTCCCGCTTGGCCCCAAAGGTGAGACCCAGTCAGGTGGGAGTCACatgagagagagtgacagactCACCGTTGCAGCACCAGGAGGACGGAGCCCCGTGAGGGAACCCGGGTGAGTCCACTGCGCAGCTCACGCTCGAGCTCAGATGAGGACACTCCATCGGCCCACGGCGGTGAACGAGGCCGGCTAACGTTATCCAACACCGCAGCACCGGGAACCAGGCTAACAATAGGTGGCCAATTAACCTAAACTAGCTAGCTATCGTTAGCCGAACAAGTACTTTATCTTCGCGGATGCACGTTTTCCTGCCTTTGCTCAAGCTAACACGTTTGGTAGCTACCAGATCTCCGACGAAATCTCAGAGAACAGAAGTTTAACGATATCTCACCCCGACATGTTGTAAAACAAAGCCGTTACGTTATCTGTGGCGTGTACAGGATAACTGCTGGCGttggtcacaaacaaatggaaataacTTGAGGAAGTGACGTAGTGTCTGCCGGCTCGGCCAAACACCAACCAGAGATTACAGAGTTTCCGTGAGAGTAATCGTAGGCCACTTCCGGCTTTGCGTTTCCGTTCCCCGAGCCACTTAGTAACACAGTGAGTTCTTCATATTTGATTCGGTTCTCTTGTTTATTACACTTATACCCACTGGCATTACCAGGAACCTGTTTTATTTACCACTTCAGGCATATTTTGAGACCCCTATGTTTGGTAGTCACTCGGGAGCACGCATACGATGTCGCTTCCTTGTTCCGGACCAGCTTCCGGCATGCGCAGCAGGTCAATCATCGATGGGACCCAACGTAACCTTGACATAACACGTTAAAAAAGATTTGACATAAAGTTGAATTGTAATTATTTAAGTTTAAAGTGCCTTAGcatacttttactttgtttgagTGGTGGCAGGTAAGTACATGGTTATTCACGTCCTGCACTCCAAGATGTAAACTCAATTGTATTACTGTTCTTTGATTAAACATATgaatgctggttttaatatctCAGTTATTACCATACTCTACATCTATGGGTTGAACAAGAGTAAATACTTATCGTTCCTTTACTGGTCAGCTGAAGAATTGGCTTATTGAGATGTGTGCACATTAGACCACTGACGACCTGCTGACTTTTGCTGCCCGACTGCAGTTTGTCTTGGTTTTTACTTGCTGTCCTTTGTAtcgtttgttgtgttgttacttATTGTTATTAATTGTTTCTGTCTGAATATTAGTCTGCATatattgtttgtatgtgttgacTAGAacaagtcattttattttaattgtagcTGGCCAGGGACTACAGATGGAAATTAGCCTGTTGAGCTAACTCTAGctcatttacagtcattttgCTGTTGATTAATGAGCTTTGTCCctgtcataaataaataaatagatcaaatgaaataaataaaacatggctCTTAGGGCCACCCAGTGTTCAGACTCTGGAGGGCCAATACTGCATAATCAACCACCAGCGACATGAGTTGGAATCTGGAAAGCTGCGCTCATTTTCATCTGCTGAAGTTACACCCCAAAACCTCACCTTCGCCTATCATTCATAGATGTCCCAGGTCCTCTCCTGCCCCTCCATGTCCTCAGACATGGTTGCTTCAGCTCTGCCACCTTTAACAGTGGTTCAAACAACTCGGGATGGCTATCGTCTTGGAAGTGACGAAACTCTAGAGATGAGAGGCCCTCTCCTTCTTTATACATTTCTGgtacaaaagtgtgtgtgctgccgcTGGAGTCATCGCTCATAAGTAGTCAAACTAAATGACTTTGTTTTAGCAAGCAAattgccgtgtgtgtgtgtgtttaaaatatctgtgtgtAAGGGGGTGGGGGATGAAGGGGTGTCTTAGCCCTGCCTCCCAATACTACGTTCTAAAGGCACATGTCCTCACAAGATCTGCCATTTTAAATTTATtggtcaaatttaaatgtttattttgctaTCCACACCTCCTACTTCGATGAACTAGTCCTTTGGCAATCGACTTCTAATTTTGTGCATCTGATCTTAAGAAACTGatgatgtgtgactgtgaggtgttttagtttttgctgACAGCACTGTGACAtagagttttttttgtgtttgtttttgttactaGCTTGTACATAGTCAAATCTGTACCAAACGTCACTTGTCTAAAAAGAGTCTTGGCCTGAACATATCTATGTGACAACACTCAATCGCAATCATAGCACCACCtagtggcaacaggaaatgacTGCTTTAACCTTTTGACGCAAGTTTTTGTTAAAATTATTATAACTAGACTTCACAAATTCAAATCTTAACATTTCACATGTTTGATGAGAGCTCTGCCTTGAAGTAAAATGCTATTGGTATCATTAAATCTAGCTATCATTAATCTGATAATTATTGTAGAACTATAACACAatgataatacatttattatgtaGATATTTACACAGTGAATGATAAAAATACAACTCCATAGTATATGcccctcaaaataaaacatcctcgtttttatttagaaatatttttgACTCATTTTTacaccaaataaaaaacatacgCATCAAAGTTTAATGATCTTACAGCCACATTGTACATTGTATgataaaaaagcaaaacatttgccactttttatgtttaaatcatTACGGCCCAAAACTAAAGATTTACAAATGCACCTCAGTACAAAACAAGCTGGACAAAAGCAGCCCTAAATATGTGTGTTGGGTTTTGAATGGGGACGTGCATTCAGAAAACTTCACACAGTTTTCAGCGAATGGTTGAGCGAGACGATGATGCAGTTATATTTTGGAAACACCAGTGATTGGGAGATCACACAGTTACAATTACTTCAGTTAACAATATACAGGATGATGAGAATCAgaatatgaaataatgtgaTTCTGCTCGTGACTTCTCTTCAATTAGACTGACTTCTAATGGACCTCGTTTGACTGAACaatggttgtgtttattttatggCTGCAAttcacaatacattttatttcttaattgtTTTCTCTATGAAATGTAAGAAATTGGTAAAATTTTCTTGAACTTGCTAGTTTGGTCCAACCAACAGtgtcaaacctttttttttatcacataaGAGAAGCAGAAAAATCCCAACAACTGAAAAGCTAAAACAAGGgacgtttcagtttgaaaaaatAGTTCAGCCATTAATTCGTTATTAAAATCGTTGCTGATTCTGTTTGTGAATTAATAGACATTGTTTCAACTCTATTTGAATTCTGATCACACTCAGActaaacagatttattttgtattactgaATGAAAGCACATGATAAAGGAGCATTGaggggaaacaaaacacaacattgaacAAAACTGTAATGGCTATTTGCATATgtcagtaaaaaaagaaaaatcaaactTAGATGTAATAATTTGTTGATATGTTTGGCTTTAAGACCACTGGTGTTAAAAGACTAAACCAATCTGGTAAAAACTCCACATGTTGTAATGGATGATATCATTATAGCAATGATATCTATGCCATTTCCAGTGCCGGTTCCTGAAGAGGTGTATCAGACTTTGATTCTTTAC comes from the Hippoglossus hippoglossus isolate fHipHip1 chromosome 6, fHipHip1.pri, whole genome shotgun sequence genome and includes:
- the usp3 gene encoding ubiquitin carboxyl-terminal hydrolase 3, whose product is MECPHLSSSVSCAVDSPGFPHGAPSSWCCNACRSNKSPWICLTCTTVHCGRYVNGHAKKHFEDTQVLGNGQRRVEKQEKEKSHHSVCMDCSNFSVFCYRCDEFVVNDTKLGHVQKVREHLQSLENSALMGDRQRKRKFQESPAPDSKLLKDNDGAALGATGLRNLGNTCFMNAILQSLSNIEQFSCYFKELPAVALRSGKTAGRRMYHTRSQGDNTVSLVEEFRKTLCSLWQGSQTAFSPDSLFYAIWKIMPSFRGYQQQDAHEFMRYLLDHLHRELQYSRNGSSLPVSPQDGVRLSTAEGKCCINGTASVVTSIFGGLLQNEVNCLICGTESRKFDPFLDLSLDIPSQFRQKRSKDQEPGPTCTLRDCLRSFTDLEELDETELYYCHKCKKRQKSTKKFWIQKLPKVLCLHLKRFHWTAFLRNKVDTYVEFPLKGLDMRGYLLEPENSVPGSCLYDLAAVVVHHGSGVGSGHYTAYGSHKGGWYHFNDSTVSLTNEDAVRKAKAYILFYVERTGHVPSDKTTTNKPAVDNTAPDGVSSGAGGRDKVPADAVAADGVSMDAAASHMVDTLDEKSPDNVNMANVGRDMDEAAIDRDSSDKAATEESSRAIQTSAQ